The following proteins are encoded in a genomic region of Opitutus sp.:
- a CDS encoding ATP phosphoribosyltransferase produces the protein MLGLPKGSLEESTKNLFAKAGWKITTSSRSYKPSIDDPELDGRFVRAQEVSRYVEHGFFDCGLTGYDWVQENNSDVIEVCDLVYSRASTLKSRWVLCVPESSSIYKPEDLAGKRVATELMNTTKRYFAEKGIAAEIEFSWGATEVKVPDLVDAIVDITETGSSLRANKLRIVDTLLYTNTKLIANKASWANPAKRKKIETIALLLSGALEAGSKVGLKLNLPKASLDALLKALPSLRNPTISPLSSPDWVAVETIIDESVVREIIPQLKELGAEGIVEYPLNKVVY, from the coding sequence ATGCTCGGGCTGCCCAAGGGCAGCCTTGAGGAATCCACCAAGAACCTGTTCGCCAAGGCGGGCTGGAAGATCACTACGAGTTCGCGCTCCTACAAGCCGTCGATTGACGACCCGGAGCTCGATGGACGTTTCGTGCGCGCCCAAGAGGTGAGCCGTTATGTCGAACATGGTTTTTTCGACTGTGGTCTGACCGGCTACGACTGGGTTCAGGAAAACAACTCCGACGTCATCGAGGTCTGCGACTTGGTTTACAGTCGTGCGTCCACGCTGAAATCCCGCTGGGTGCTGTGCGTGCCAGAGTCCTCGTCAATTTATAAGCCCGAGGATCTCGCCGGTAAGCGCGTGGCCACCGAGCTGATGAACACCACCAAGCGCTACTTTGCCGAAAAGGGCATCGCCGCCGAAATCGAGTTTTCCTGGGGAGCCACCGAAGTTAAGGTGCCTGACCTCGTCGATGCCATTGTGGATATTACCGAGACTGGTTCCTCGCTGCGCGCCAACAAGCTGCGCATCGTCGACACTCTACTTTACACCAACACCAAGCTCATCGCCAACAAGGCCAGCTGGGCAAATCCAGCTAAGCGCAAGAAGATCGAAACCATCGCCCTTCTTCTTAGTGGAGCCCTGGAAGCGGGCAGCAAGGTCGGCCTCAAACTGAACCTGCCCAAAGCCTCGCTCGACGCCCTTCTTAAAGCACTGCCTTCCTTGCGTAACCCGACGATCTCCCCACTCAGTTCGCCTGATTGGGTCGCCGTCGAGACGATCATCGATGAGAGCGTGGTGCGCGAAATCATCCCGCAACTCAAAGAGCTCGGGGCTGAAGGCATCGTCGAGTATCCGCTCAACAAGGTCGTTTACTAA
- a CDS encoding response regulator transcription factor gives MRAEPKPLVLVIEDEPALSELICVHLEAAGMQTQAYNRCSLAQRFLKNNFANLLLLDVNLPDQTGFAFLAELHALDIHVPTIFLTGNTLEENKVRGLELGGDDYITKPFSFPELVARIRAVLRRAESNQDLNLTKNVRTGDTAFELCGALVSPLRLEITFAGEKKEGIGRKELGILAFLNEHRGSVITRKELIHAVWGIHADVQSRSLDQYIVKIRDLFKRNGHSLDSFRTVHGVGYCFGPDDDTAPGSTSA, from the coding sequence ATGCGAGCTGAACCTAAGCCCCTTGTACTAGTCATCGAAGACGAGCCTGCCCTTTCCGAGCTGATCTGCGTGCATTTGGAGGCGGCCGGCATGCAAACCCAGGCGTACAACCGGTGTTCACTTGCCCAGCGTTTTCTAAAAAACAACTTTGCCAACCTGTTGTTACTTGATGTCAACCTGCCCGACCAGACGGGCTTTGCCTTTCTAGCCGAACTCCACGCCCTAGACATTCACGTTCCCACCATATTTTTAACCGGGAATACGTTGGAGGAAAACAAGGTCCGCGGCCTTGAACTCGGTGGCGACGATTACATCACCAAGCCGTTTAGTTTCCCTGAATTGGTAGCACGCATCCGCGCCGTTTTGCGCCGTGCCGAGTCGAACCAAGACCTCAATCTCACCAAAAACGTCCGCACGGGTGACACCGCCTTTGAATTATGCGGCGCGCTAGTGTCCCCCCTACGCCTTGAAATCACCTTTGCCGGCGAGAAAAAGGAAGGCATTGGCCGTAAAGAATTGGGGATTCTCGCTTTCCTTAATGAACATCGCGGCTCCGTGATTACGCGCAAAGAACTCATCCACGCCGTTTGGGGCATCCACGCCGACGTACAAAGCCGCTCACTGGACCAATACATCGTCAAGATCCGCGATCTATTTAAGCGTAACGGCCATAGCCTCGACTCGTTCCGCACCGTCCATGGCGTGGGTTACTGCTTTGGCCCGGACGATGATACGGCACCGGGCTCTACGTCAGCTTAA
- the moeB gene encoding molybdopterin-synthase adenylyltransferase MoeB, whose protein sequence is MSFTADELARYQRHLSLAGFGPEAQASLQRSRVLVIGAGGLGCPILLYLAAAGVGQLTIIDADTVDVSNLQRQILFTTADAGQPKAVVAAQRLRSLNPCIAITPLVARLNRANALELIRAHDLVVDGSDNFATRYLVNDACVLAERPLVYGAIQGFEGQASVFNYKNGPTYRCLFPEPPAPGTVPNCAEAGVLGVLPGFIGTVQATEAIKILTGIGEPLSGRLLLWNSLTMTSRTLRFDADPASRAITGLPPEGYGETCALSLAGEGNVDEVTLAEFHAEQRAATAGGASPLQLIDVREYWERVLGMIEPSVHVPLGLLGTDGAGAVLAALDPSRPTVVFCAGGVRSMKALVSLRSLHRFTALRSLQGGYKAWLALASAKQAPLALS, encoded by the coding sequence ATGTCCTTCACCGCCGACGAACTCGCCCGCTATCAACGCCACCTGTCGCTCGCCGGCTTCGGCCCCGAGGCGCAGGCGTCGCTTCAGCGCAGCCGCGTGCTGGTGATCGGCGCCGGCGGACTCGGTTGCCCGATACTGCTCTACCTCGCCGCCGCCGGGGTCGGGCAACTCACGATTATCGATGCCGACACGGTCGACGTCTCCAATCTTCAGCGACAGATTTTGTTTACGACCGCCGACGCCGGACAACCCAAGGCGGTGGTGGCTGCCCAGCGTCTGCGATCTCTCAATCCCTGTATCGCGATCACTCCCCTCGTAGCCCGCCTCAATCGCGCCAATGCACTTGAGCTGATTCGCGCCCACGACCTAGTGGTTGACGGGTCCGATAATTTTGCGACGCGCTACCTGGTTAACGATGCCTGTGTGCTCGCCGAGCGGCCGTTGGTTTACGGGGCGATTCAGGGGTTTGAGGGTCAAGCCAGCGTGTTTAACTATAAAAACGGGCCGACGTACCGCTGTCTTTTCCCCGAGCCACCCGCACCCGGTACGGTTCCAAACTGCGCGGAAGCGGGCGTACTCGGCGTGTTACCCGGGTTCATCGGCACGGTGCAGGCCACGGAAGCGATCAAGATTCTCACCGGGATCGGTGAGCCGCTCTCGGGCCGACTGCTGCTGTGGAATTCACTCACCATGACGTCGCGCACGCTGCGTTTCGACGCCGATCCCGCCAGTCGGGCGATCACGGGTTTACCGCCTGAAGGCTATGGGGAAACCTGTGCGCTGTCCCTGGCGGGTGAGGGCAACGTCGATGAAGTTACTCTCGCCGAGTTCCATGCCGAGCAACGCGCAGCGACCGCCGGTGGCGCTTCACCGCTGCAACTCATCGACGTGCGCGAATACTGGGAGCGCGTGCTCGGGATGATTGAACCCTCGGTACATGTACCGCTTGGGCTGTTGGGCACGGACGGGGCTGGCGCTGTGCTCGCGGCGCTTGATCCCAGTCGACCAACGGTGGTGTTTTGTGCTGGGGGCGTGCGCAGTATGAAGGCGCTTGTATCGCTGCGCTCGTTACATCGTTTTACCGCTCTTCGCAGCCTGCAGGGTGGCTACAAGGCCTGGCTTGCCTTAGCTTCGGCCAAGCAGGCTCCGCTTGCGTTAAGCTGA
- the thiH gene encoding 2-iminoacetate synthase ThiH: MTFVDTWKQHDFSAVSASITMRTADDVSRALAKQGRALNLDDLAALLSPAAAPFLEEMAALSHRLTVARFGRTMQLYAPMYLTNVCANICSYCGFSAQNRIPRKALDDAEILADGKAVAAYGFDHLLLVTGESSRYGFDYLQNAFRLLRPHFSSLSMEVQPLEEAEYAALTAEGLSAVLVYQETYDPAVYPKHHLKGPKADMAYRLDTPDRLGRAGVKKIGLGALYGLSDWRAESWFLGLHLQYMEKYYWRTRYSLSFPRLRPHEGNEIPVTPFNERELVQAACAFRLFSQEIELSLSTRESPHFRNHAYQLGFTSMSAGSRTNPGGYASEPESLEQFAINDDRPPAEVAAFLKSVGYEPVWKDWDASYDGANAPVVVAAN, from the coding sequence ATGACCTTCGTCGACACCTGGAAACAACACGACTTCTCCGCCGTGTCCGCGTCCATAACCATGCGTACCGCCGACGATGTGAGCCGCGCCCTAGCCAAGCAGGGCAGGGCGCTCAACCTCGACGACCTCGCCGCGTTGCTCTCACCCGCTGCCGCGCCCTTTCTCGAGGAGATGGCCGCCCTGAGCCACCGGCTGACCGTCGCCCGCTTTGGTCGCACGATGCAGCTTTATGCGCCGATGTACCTGACCAACGTCTGCGCGAACATCTGTAGCTACTGCGGCTTTAGTGCGCAAAACCGCATCCCTCGCAAGGCCCTCGACGACGCCGAAATTCTCGCAGACGGCAAGGCGGTCGCGGCCTACGGGTTTGACCACCTTCTTCTCGTGACCGGCGAGTCCTCCCGCTACGGCTTCGACTACCTGCAAAACGCCTTTCGCCTCCTGCGCCCCCATTTCTCCAGTCTTTCCATGGAGGTTCAGCCGTTGGAAGAAGCCGAATATGCAGCGCTCACCGCTGAAGGACTGAGCGCGGTGTTGGTGTATCAGGAAACCTATGATCCCGCAGTCTACCCGAAGCATCACCTAAAGGGGCCAAAGGCCGACATGGCCTATCGCCTCGATACGCCTGACCGGCTCGGCCGCGCCGGCGTTAAAAAAATCGGGCTGGGTGCACTCTACGGTCTTTCCGATTGGCGAGCTGAGTCCTGGTTTTTGGGACTGCACCTGCAGTACATGGAGAAATACTATTGGCGCACCCGCTACAGCCTGTCGTTTCCCCGATTACGCCCGCATGAGGGTAACGAGATCCCGGTTACGCCGTTTAACGAAAGGGAACTTGTCCAGGCGGCCTGCGCCTTCCGTCTCTTTAGCCAAGAGATCGAGTTGTCGCTTTCGACCCGTGAAAGCCCGCATTTCCGCAACCACGCCTACCAACTCGGGTTCACCTCCATGAGCGCGGGTTCTCGCACCAATCCGGGCGGTTACGCCAGTGAACCGGAGTCGTTGGAACAGTTTGCCATCAACGACGACCGCCCCCCCGCAGAAGTCGCCGCTTTCCTTAAATCAGTCGGCTACGAACCCGTCTGGAAGGACTGGGACGCCAGCTATGACGGGGCGAACGCGCCTGTCGTGGTGGCCGCCAATTGA
- a CDS encoding thiazole synthase, whose amino-acid sequence MKTSPLVIAGVTLRSRLFLGTGKYSSGSVMAASLAASGAELVTMALRRVRTDGAPDDIIDHLDAQQYRLLPNTSGVRNAKEAILAAELAREALGTNWLKLEIHPDPKYLMPDAIETLLATRELVKRGFVVLPYVHADPVLCKQLEEAGAAAVMPLGAPIGSNLGLETRAFLEIIIAQSRVPVVIDAGLGTPSHAAAALEMGADAVLVNTAIAAATDPVAMGAAFKLAVEAGRLGYEAGLAGRASKVAPEAHGTSPLTAFLSGV is encoded by the coding sequence ATGAAAACATCCCCCCTCGTCATTGCCGGTGTCACGCTCCGCTCCCGCCTTTTTCTCGGCACGGGTAAATACAGCTCCGGGTCCGTGATGGCCGCGAGCCTGGCCGCCTCGGGGGCCGAGCTTGTCACCATGGCGTTGCGCCGGGTGCGCACCGACGGCGCGCCCGACGACATCATCGACCACCTCGATGCCCAGCAGTACAGGCTCTTGCCCAACACCTCAGGCGTGCGCAACGCCAAGGAGGCTATCCTAGCTGCCGAACTGGCGCGCGAAGCCCTTGGCACGAACTGGCTGAAGCTGGAAATTCACCCCGATCCGAAATACCTCATGCCGGACGCGATCGAGACGCTGCTCGCCACCCGCGAGCTGGTGAAACGCGGCTTCGTGGTGCTGCCCTACGTTCACGCCGACCCGGTGCTGTGCAAACAGCTCGAAGAAGCCGGTGCCGCCGCCGTGATGCCGCTGGGTGCCCCCATCGGCAGTAACCTCGGACTGGAGACGCGCGCGTTTTTGGAAATCATCATCGCCCAGTCGCGCGTGCCGGTTGTCATCGACGCCGGACTCGGCACGCCCTCGCATGCCGCCGCCGCCCTTGAGATGGGGGCCGATGCCGTCCTGGTTAACACCGCGATTGCCGCTGCCACCGACCCGGTTGCGATGGGCGCGGCCTTCAAGCTGGCGGTCGAAGCCGGCCGTCTTGGTTACGAAGCCGGGCTGGCCGGACGCGCGTCCAAAGTCGCTCCCGAAGCCCACGGCACCTCGCCGCTCACCGCATTCCTTTCGGGCGTTTAG
- a CDS encoding thiamine phosphate synthase: MPLDPAHFPPVMALTLDGLPLSHADQARALVAAGAGWIQLRVKNTAADLWLATAREVVAICHEGGALCTINDNLDIALAAEADGVHLGQHDEDWIAARARLGPEKLLGGTVNDADAARRAAAAHVLDYVGIGPLRFTATKQKLAPVLGLDGIASLLPLLGGLPAWAIGGVQPADLPALRRAGLAGVAVSSSLYVNTQVSANHAAFLAAWSESS; the protein is encoded by the coding sequence ATGCCGCTTGATCCCGCCCACTTTCCTCCGGTCATGGCCCTCACTTTGGACGGTCTGCCGCTGTCCCATGCCGACCAAGCCCGGGCGCTCGTCGCCGCCGGCGCCGGCTGGATCCAGCTCCGGGTCAAAAACACCGCTGCCGACCTTTGGCTGGCCACCGCCCGCGAGGTCGTGGCCATCTGCCACGAGGGTGGGGCGCTCTGCACCATTAACGACAACTTGGACATCGCGCTCGCCGCCGAGGCCGACGGGGTTCACCTCGGCCAACACGATGAGGATTGGATCGCCGCCCGCGCCCGCCTCGGCCCCGAAAAACTCCTCGGCGGTACCGTCAACGACGCCGATGCGGCCCGCCGTGCAGCTGCCGCTCACGTGCTCGATTACGTTGGCATCGGCCCGCTGCGTTTCACCGCGACCAAACAAAAACTGGCCCCCGTCCTTGGCCTCGACGGCATCGCCAGCCTGCTGCCGCTCCTCGGCGGTTTGCCGGCCTGGGCCATCGGTGGAGTCCAACCCGCCGACCTACCCGCCCTGCGCCGCGCCGGTCTGGCCGGCGTCGCCGTCTCGTCGTCCCTCTACGTTAACACCCAGGTCTCCGCCAACCATGCCGCCTTCCTCGCCGCTTGGTCCGAGTCCTCCTGA
- a CDS encoding thiamine phosphate synthase encodes MRLIVISPEAEDAREPAVLAELFSAGLTHYHLRKPAWSRAQLATWLRALPESVHARIVLHTHHDLAGEFAVGGIHDRDQPTQPKCHLIGDTLRSSVRLRSRAVHTLSTLRDSLGDYDRLLVSPVFNSISKTGHGPSADFVFTDLKALLSLPRRAEVVALGGIDADRIPSCRDYGFDGVAVLGAVWQAADPVRAFNQLNHACRYAHAA; translated from the coding sequence GTGCGCCTGATTGTCATCTCCCCCGAAGCTGAAGACGCCCGCGAGCCCGCCGTGCTCGCGGAACTCTTCAGTGCCGGGCTGACGCATTATCACCTGCGCAAGCCAGCTTGGAGCCGTGCGCAACTCGCCACGTGGCTCCGGGCGCTGCCGGAATCGGTGCATGCACGCATCGTGTTACACACGCACCACGACCTCGCAGGTGAATTCGCCGTGGGTGGCATCCACGACCGCGACCAGCCAACCCAGCCAAAGTGTCACCTAATAGGTGACACTTTGCGGTCGTCAGTCCGGCTGCGTAGTCGTGCGGTGCACACGTTGTCCACGCTGCGAGATTCTCTCGGCGACTACGACCGACTGCTGGTTAGCCCGGTGTTTAACTCCATTTCCAAGACCGGCCATGGTCCTTCGGCGGACTTCGTTTTTACCGATCTTAAGGCGCTCCTTTCGCTCCCGCGCCGCGCCGAAGTCGTGGCCCTCGGCGGCATCGACGCCGACCGGATTCCATCCTGCCGCGACTACGGTTTCGATGGTGTGGCCGTGCTCGGCGCCGTCTGGCAGGCCGCCGATCCAGTGCGCGCGTTCAATCAACTCAATCACGCCTGTCGTTACGCCCATGCCGCTTGA
- the thiS gene encoding sulfur carrier protein ThiS, whose product MNIRVNDQPREVVADTALAELARVLGLGERKGVAIALNDEVVPRAAWAGRKLIEGDRVLVIQATQGG is encoded by the coding sequence ATGAACATTCGCGTCAACGATCAGCCGCGCGAGGTCGTGGCCGACACCGCACTCGCCGAGTTGGCGCGTGTGCTCGGCTTGGGCGAGCGCAAAGGCGTGGCTATCGCTCTCAACGACGAGGTGGTGCCGCGCGCCGCTTGGGCGGGGCGCAAGCTCATTGAGGGGGACCGCGTCCTCGTCATCCAAGCCACTCAAGGCGGTTAA
- the thiC gene encoding phosphomethylpyrimidine synthase ThiC, with protein MSTSATKTEPADSSANRREFPASTRVYVTGSRPDLRVPMREIALSPTQLPNGTEVVNEPVRVYDTSGAWGDAAFHGDSSQGLPKIRHAWITERGDVDQVDGREIKPIDDGYLSEGHRAQAEAEGRRNPIKFFDRGANKVLRAKPGKVVTQLAYAKAGIITPEMEFIAIRENMKLQRSRDLLEMTEQGPRNSLWRQHGGQSFGAAIPKEITPEFVRSEIARGRAIIPANINHPELEPMIIGRNFLVKINTNIGNSAVASSIDEEVEKMRWSVKWGGDTLMDLSTGKNIHQTREWILRNCPVPVGTVPIYQALEKVGGRPEALTWEIFRDTLIEQAEQGVDYFTIHAGVLLRYIPMTARRMTGIVSRGGSIMAKWCLAHHKENFLYTHWDDICDIMAAYDVSFSIGDGLRPGSIADANDEAQFGELKTQGELTKRAWARGVQVMNEGPGHVPMHMIAENMEKQLEWCDEAPFYTLGPLTTDVAPGYDHITSGIGAAIIGWHGCAMLCYVTPKEHLGLPNRDDVRTGVITYKIAAHAADLAKGHPASQYRDNALSKARFEFRWQDQFNLSLDPDRAREYHDETLPQDSAKTAHFCSMCGPQFCSMRISDDIRRYADENNLNTSEAIEAGMKAKSAEFHAAGGEIYLEEKK; from the coding sequence ATGTCCACCTCCGCCACCAAGACCGAGCCCGCCGATTCATCGGCCAACCGCCGCGAGTTCCCCGCGTCCACCCGCGTTTACGTCACCGGCAGTCGTCCCGACTTGCGCGTGCCCATGCGCGAGATCGCTCTGTCGCCCACTCAGTTGCCCAACGGCACCGAGGTGGTCAACGAGCCGGTGCGCGTTTACGACACCTCCGGGGCGTGGGGCGATGCCGCTTTCCACGGTGATTCCTCCCAGGGCCTGCCCAAGATCCGCCACGCCTGGATCACCGAACGCGGTGATGTGGATCAGGTCGACGGCCGTGAAATCAAGCCGATCGACGACGGTTATCTCTCCGAAGGCCACCGCGCCCAAGCCGAGGCCGAGGGCCGTCGCAATCCGATCAAGTTCTTCGATCGTGGCGCCAACAAAGTCCTGCGCGCCAAGCCGGGCAAGGTTGTCACCCAGCTCGCCTATGCCAAGGCGGGCATCATCACCCCCGAGATGGAGTTCATCGCCATCCGTGAGAACATGAAGCTGCAGCGCTCGCGTGACCTGTTGGAGATGACCGAGCAGGGCCCGCGCAACTCCCTTTGGCGCCAGCACGGTGGCCAGTCCTTCGGCGCCGCCATCCCCAAGGAAATTACCCCTGAGTTTGTCCGTTCCGAGATTGCCCGGGGCCGTGCCATCATTCCGGCTAACATCAACCATCCCGAGCTCGAGCCGATGATCATCGGCCGCAACTTCCTGGTTAAGATCAACACCAACATTGGTAACTCCGCCGTCGCGTCCTCGATCGACGAGGAGGTCGAGAAAATGCGCTGGTCGGTCAAATGGGGTGGCGACACCTTGATGGATCTTTCGACCGGCAAAAACATTCACCAGACCCGCGAATGGATTCTGCGTAATTGCCCGGTCCCCGTGGGCACCGTACCCATTTATCAAGCACTGGAAAAAGTCGGTGGACGTCCCGAGGCGCTGACCTGGGAGATTTTCCGCGACACGCTCATCGAGCAGGCCGAGCAGGGCGTGGATTATTTCACGATCCACGCCGGGGTGCTGTTGCGCTACATTCCGATGACGGCGCGCCGCATGACGGGCATTGTTTCCCGCGGCGGCTCGATCATGGCCAAGTGGTGCCTGGCCCATCACAAGGAGAACTTCCTCTACACCCACTGGGATGACATCTGCGACATCATGGCCGCTTACGACGTGTCGTTCTCCATCGGTGACGGACTTCGCCCCGGCTCCATCGCCGACGCCAATGACGAGGCCCAGTTCGGCGAACTCAAAACGCAGGGTGAACTCACCAAACGCGCTTGGGCTCGCGGCGTGCAGGTCATGAACGAAGGCCCGGGCCACGTTCCCATGCACATGATCGCCGAGAACATGGAAAAGCAGTTGGAGTGGTGCGACGAGGCGCCGTTCTACACCCTCGGGCCGCTCACAACCGATGTCGCCCCCGGTTACGACCACATCACCAGCGGCATCGGTGCGGCCATCATCGGCTGGCACGGTTGCGCGATGCTCTGTTACGTGACGCCCAAGGAGCACCTCGGCCTGCCCAACCGCGACGACGTGCGCACCGGTGTGATCACCTACAAGATCGCCGCCCATGCCGCCGATTTGGCCAAAGGCCATCCTGCTTCCCAATACCGCGACAACGCTCTCAGCAAAGCGCGATTCGAGTTCCGCTGGCAGGACCAGTTTAACCTCTCGCTCGATCCGGATCGCGCCCGTGAATACCACGACGAAACGCTGCCCCAGGATAGCGCCAAGACCGCGCATTTTTGCTCCATGTGCGGCCCTCAGTTCTGCTCGATGCGCATCAGCGACGACATTCGCCGCTACGCCGACGAGAACAACCTGAACACCTCCGAGGCGATTGAGGCCGGCATGAAGGCCAAGTCCGCGGAGTTCCATGCCGCCGGCGGGGAAATCTATCTCGAGGAAAAGAAATAA
- a CDS encoding DedA family protein translates to MFETLLNFFQNSPLSLWGPFFVLLLCGLGLPIPEDIVLVTAGVLAQDQGRSWIEVALLMYAGVLGGDCITFFAGRHVGGWVLTSRWFQRIVSPQKQAKVVDFFDRYGPMGLFIGRFLPGLRAPIFFSAGSMKVPFWKLLLFDGGAALISVPVFVWLGHWLWGKFKDDLEQFNQTLGKSQGYALWAGIGIVLIGITVFIMWRQRRRTALATPKS, encoded by the coding sequence ATGTTTGAGACCCTACTCAACTTTTTTCAGAACTCCCCTCTTTCACTTTGGGGCCCCTTTTTTGTTCTGCTGTTATGCGGGCTGGGACTACCCATCCCGGAGGATATTGTCTTGGTCACTGCCGGCGTGCTTGCACAGGACCAAGGGCGATCATGGATCGAAGTGGCCCTGTTAATGTATGCCGGTGTACTTGGAGGCGACTGCATTACCTTTTTTGCCGGTCGGCATGTCGGCGGCTGGGTGCTCACATCCCGTTGGTTTCAGCGGATTGTATCGCCCCAGAAACAGGCAAAGGTCGTCGATTTTTTTGACCGCTACGGGCCGATGGGATTGTTCATCGGCAGGTTCTTACCGGGATTACGTGCACCCATCTTCTTTTCCGCCGGTTCGATGAAAGTCCCGTTTTGGAAATTACTCCTTTTCGACGGGGGCGCGGCATTGATCAGCGTTCCCGTCTTTGTGTGGCTGGGCCACTGGCTTTGGGGGAAGTTCAAAGATGACCTTGAGCAATTTAATCAGACCTTGGGAAAGTCCCAAGGCTATGCGCTCTGGGCCGGTATCGGAATCGTGCTCATCGGCATAACTGTATTCATCATGTGGCGGCAGCGTCGCAGGACCGCCCTTGCGACTCCGAAATCCTGA